CAGATCTGACCGCCCGACCGCGGCGGCGACCTCGCAAGCCACCGCGCTCCGGGCCCCCTCGGCGCAGACAAAGATGATCTTATCCCCGGTGAGGAGCTCCGGAGCCTGTGCCAGCAAGGTGTTGAGCGGGATGTGAGTGGCCTTGGGGATACGGCCCTGCTCCCATTCGAAGGGCTCTCTGACATCAATAACCTGGAAACCTTGTCCGATCAGTGTCTTGGCCTGCTCGACGTCGATGCGTTCGAACGGCTCCTTCTCATCAAGCTCTGTCATGGTCTCACCTCGCGCGCGATTCTCGTTCCAGCGATCTTGGTTGTGCGATATGTCTCTATACCATGCCTTTCAAG
The sequence above is a segment of the Candidatus Methylomirabilota bacterium genome. Coding sequences within it:
- a CDS encoding rhodanese-like domain-containing protein, with protein sequence MTELDEKEPFERIDVEQAKTLIGQGFQVIDVREPFEWEQGRIPKATHIPLNTLLAQAPELLTGDKIIFVCAEGARSAVACEVAAAVGRSDLYNLEGGTNAWAKAGNPLEK